ATGTCGCCATAATTCAATAAATATGGCGATTTGTATCTGCATATACAGAGGCAAAAAGTAAATGAAGTCAGCATGCACTCTGCAATCCACAAATTTACCTAAAGTCTATAGACATGAGAATTTTTCATTCCATTATCAAACTTGAATCATGTTAGGTGACAAATGCAGGTTCATACTCCTTTATATCAAACATATATATAATTGAAAGCTTTGAGAAACTTGTTTCTTTTTTTTTTTGTCAGAAAAATGCATGACACAATATATAGAACCTAATCAGAATACTTGTATATGTATTATTGTCATATATGTAAATCAACTTTAAGTAACATAGAGCTAGCAATCAGATAAATGGTGTCTTAGCTAAAAGCTAAGAAGTTAACTTGCTGCCGTTACAAACAGTGACCTCTATTTCACAATCTTACTCTAAAATAATCTACTATCTCAAATGCGGAAGAGGAGAAACATTCATGTGAAATTAGCATCTCAAGCTCTTGCAAAACGCATTTAGGAATAATTGACCATAAAATAGATTGTTCATTAACCAAAATCATGCCGAAACAATGGTAGTTTGATTGGGTTTTAAGCTTCTCCAATAGTTCCTATTTGTGAAAGTTACTTGCAACTCCAATAGATTATTGCTGGCCTAAATCCTAAACCCCAAAACTCCTTACAATAATCTTAGGATTGTATGCATATATATTTTGCTATCTGAATGGAAATTTATCAACTTTTCAGTACTTGTACTTGACTATTAGTAAAAAAAATTAAAAACTAACGTGATGACAGTAAAAATATTATCTGGTGTGCATTTATTTGTAAGACTAATATACCTGGCCTGCACTGATCGTTCAAAACTTCAAATGTGATCATCCCAATTTCTCAAGAAAAGAAATGAAAAAATCTGAAAGAAATTATCATGTCAAGTAGTTTAGCCTGTGGATACCATACATCATGAGGCTAGAAGTACATGTACATATTGACAAAGGAAAACATGGGGGACTTTCTTCCAAAGCCAGCGCCGCCTGCAGAATATGTCTAAATTCCAAAGAGAACAAACAGAACCCCTCTTCTTGTTACATCACACCTTACGTGAGAATCCAGACACTATTTACATATCCTAATCCTTTCAGTTTCTCAAAACTCAATTTCACCCCCATATATTTCTTATTTGTCAATCGTTCTGGCAACTTTTTCTCTTTCACTGAGGTGCTGTAGAATCATAAATAGTAAAAAGACTAAGAACTAAACCAAAAACAGGGTTTCACCACAACAACAAACAAATGTTTACTGAAAACAATTCTATCCAAATCCACGGAAGAAGTCGTCACTGAAGGTGTACATTTCTCATCTGAACCTAAAGGAACCATATTAACCCTCTGTCGAGCTTAATTAACCCGACCAAAATGTTACCTGTAATCCTTTATAGCTGTTTAACTCTTGCATGTTACTGTTAACAAAAGAAATCAAACTTAATATGAGCATTTTCCACTTCTATGGCCCAAGTCATATATAGCAACAAATAAGGTCAGAATAATAAATACAATGTTAGAAAGGGAGACAACAGCAAAGTTCCCTGGTCGAAGTTCTGGATAAAAAGGCACTAAGCTGCTCTCACAGCTCCTTCTAACAGAAATGGCAGAAGTCAAGCTCTTTAGAACATGGTCAAGCCCTTTTGCTTTGAGAATAGTTTGGGCACTGAAGCTCAAAGATGTCCAGTATGATACCATCTTTGAGGATCTCTCAAATAAAAGCCCTTTGCTTCTTCAATACAACCCTGTTCATAAGAAGGTTCCAGTACTTGTGCACAATGGAAAATCAGTCGCTGAATCATTTGTGATCCTTGAATATATTGAAGAAACATGGAAACATAACCCTTTGCTGTCTGAAGATCCTCATGAAAGAGCTGCTGCACGCTTTTGGGCCAAATTTGGTGATGAAAAGGTAACCTAGCTGAACTACTACTATTTCATAGCATACAGATATTGAACACTAGAATCTTATGGAGTTTTGATATTGATAATATTTGTTACTAGAGATGATTAATTTTTAGGGAGAATTCAACTTGGTTCATAAATATCTAATTAGGTTTGGGATTTTACATGAAGGTTTTGACATCTATTTGGGAAGCCTTTATAAGTGAAGGGGAAAAGCAAGAGGAAGGTATTGTGAAGGCTAAGGAGAATTTGAAGTATTTGGAAGGAGAGCTAAATGGGAAGAAATTCTTTGGGGGAGAGCAGATTGGATTTGCAGATATTGCACTTGGATGGCTTACAGAATATGTGGATGTGTTTGAAGAGGTAACTAGCATGAAATTGATAACAGAAGGTGAGCTTCCATTGTTATCAGAATGGAAAAAGAGTTTTGCAGATGCTCCTATAATCAAAGAGAACTTTCCTCCCAGAGACAAACTTGTCACCAAATTTCAGGCTCTCCGTGAGACCAACCTCTTGAAAAATGTAACTAAATGAAATGGTTTGTCGCAAAAGAGGTGTATTATGAGTCTAAACCATAAAGAACTAGGGTCTTATGAGTCAATATCACCAGGGCTCTGTATCTATTGTATGACAATAACACTGTAATCCATAAAATGGAATTTTCTTGTGTGCCAAATGTAATTCAAATTTTAATTTCATATAATCAAAACGCATATAAAGTTCCCAGTTTTCAACTAATTCAAAAGTTCTTGCCAACTGCATTTCAGTTATCTAAAAACAAAACAACAAACAACAATGTTCTGTCAATGATCAAAGGCCTTCAACTTATTTACTAGCCAAACTAGTAGTTACTACTTGCTAAGAGATTAGAAACCAGCTGCAATTTCAGAAAATTTATAGTGAGACATGATAATCAGTTGAATACAGTTGCACGAAACATGGTTGGTTAGGTCATATGGCACAATCCTATGGAATCTAAGTAAAATTAAAGACACCATGAAAATGTAGTAATATACTCATTACAGACCGTACTACTGAGCTAGAATCAAAATTTGGCATCTCCGCCAAAGGCTAAAAATTAACTTTTCCAGGTGGCCATTACAGACAACGTATAGTATATCATAATATTGTTCCCAAATGACTAGAAAGGGGAGAAATAATCAAGCGTGTAAATGGAACCGGCCAGAGAGGGCAAACCGGTATCCAAATGAGGTGGCTTGGTTCATGGGAGCTAGCTTGTTAGTCTTTGTTTGCCTAGGAAGATGTAATCAAGTGGGCAACTAGATTTGTTACTACTCTTTGTGAAGGTATGCTCTGAAAGGCTGCCATTACAAAGTCTTACAAAAAACCAAGATTGAACTGCTATACTAATACTAACGTAACTTGACTAAAAGAACAATGAACCCAATATTCAGTCAGCATAAGAACCCACTAGAGCTCTTCCCACACATGAGAAAATAAGGTCTTCATATGTTCAAAGGAAATAGTAAATTTTTATTGAGATCTGTGTGTGTGTGTGTGTGTGTCTGAATATTTAGTTCAATACTAGAAGATAAGCTACATTTCCTCATTTCCAGTTAGTAAATTAAGATGAAGAAAACACTTATTAATGACATGGATAAGCTATAGATTCTAAGTGCTATCACTGAAAAATATTCTTGGAACTTCACAAAAGTGACGAACTTCGAAAGAAGGGAACCAAAATTTAACACCCTCTTGCAAATTAAAGACTTCCAGACTAATGACGACAAAATTAGCATAAACTTTGTTATTAAATTACGTGGATTAAATACAAAAGAGACGCCTCTTAAACCTAGATTGTAATACGGCACAGTACTAGAATAACAATCTTACGTAGGAGTTTTATTTTTAGAACTACATGAGAAAAGCTACTGCCATATAGTTTGTACATTATAAGGTAAAATTTATACATTGAAATTACTCAATAGGTTCACAAAAATGAATAATTAGTACAGTGTTTTGCTTACCACTGAGAAGCTTCAATAAATCCTCAAATCCCAGTGGACTTCAGTGATCAATACACCAGATCATTCCAGCTACAATCTACCTACAATCCGTCTGTTGATGTGCCTCAAACTATCATAATAAAGTACTTCTGTGAGCCAAAACCCCGTAATCATTTATGTGACTCATGATCTCGTCTAGCAATTTGTATATTTGTTTACTTCTTTTATGTGATTTGTCTCCCTTTCTGAACTCATGAACAACACCTTCAACTTCAATTGAACTACAACCAGGAGTTTTCTTCATCTTCTTTTCTTTCATTGTCCTTCTCAACTGCACTGCATCCCTCCATTTATTTGCTGATGAATATATGTTAGACATGAGTACGTATGCACCATCTCTCTCTGGCTCTACCTTCAATAATTTTTCCATCACAGCTTCTGCAAGCTCTACTTTCCCATGTATCCTGCAAGCTCCCAGTAGAGCGCCCCAGACAAAGGCATCAGGCTCAATTGGCATGTTGTTAACAAACTCCACTGCCTCACCTATTAACCCGGCACGACCTAAAAGGTCAACCATGCATCCGTAATGCTCTGTCTGAGGTCTAAGCTTGTACACAGTTGACATATCCCTAAAATACTTCTGACCCTCTGCCACAAGTCCTCCATGACTACATGCTGCAAGGACACCAACAAATGTAACCTCATCAGGTTGAATGCCCATTTTAATCATCTCAGTAAATATATCCAATGCCATGTCCACCTCCCCATGCATAGCTAATCCAACAATCATCGCAGTATACGAATATACATCTCTCCGTTTCATACCTTGAAACACCCTAAAAGCCCGGTCTATGCTTCCACACTTGGCATACATATCCACAAGTGCATTCCCTATATACCCGTCAGCCTCAATCTGATTCCTATCAACATAAGCATGCACCCACTTCCCCAACTCGAGCACTCCAAGATTCGCACACGAATTCAAAACACCAACTAAAGTAACATCATCCGGTTCAAGACCAGTTCTCTGCATCTCCTGGAACACGTCCAACGCTTCCTTATACTTCCCTTGATGCGCCAACCCCGATATCATCGAATTCCAAGAAACCACATTTCTCACCGGCATCCCATCAAACACCCCACGTGCAAGCTCATCATCGCCACACTCCAAGTACATATTAACCAACGCATTGCCTATAAACACATCCGGGTTAACCCCATTATCATCAATGTACCTACTTATCTTCCTCCCCAAGCTCAAGTCCCCCAACTTAGAGCAAGCCGAGAGCACAATGACCAATGTCATCTCATCCGGCCTCATCTTGGCATCACACATATCAAAGAAGGCCTCCACGCCTTCCCTAGCATAACCCATTTTAACATAGCCCTGAATGAGCGTAGTCCAAGACACCAAGTCCCTCTGGGGACTTTCGTCGAACACCTTCCGCGCATAATTTATAAACCCACAAACCGCATAGAGTCTCATGATTGTGTTGTTGACATACACATTGGACAAAACAAGCCCGGATTTGATTGCGTAGGCGTGGATTTGCTGGCCTTCTCTCAGCGCACGGCATTGCGCGAACGCTTTGAGAACAGAGGGGACAGTGTAGTGGTCAGGAAGGATGTCATTGAGGAGCATGTGCCGAAGTAGTTCAAGCACATGAAGAAGGGAGGTGGTTTTGTTTGTGGGGTTTGAAGGGAGGCCTTGGATGATGGAGTTGTAGAGGCTGAGGCAGAGGTCTGGCTTGTCCAAGTCGTTCAAGAAGGAGAGAATGTAGGTGAGGTTTTTGTGATGAGGAGAGGAAGTGAGTTTAGGAAAGATGGGGTGTTGGGTTGGGAGAGGAAGAGGGGTGGTTTTGATGAGAAGAGTGTGGGTTTGTTTGAGGTGAGCTATGGTTATTGGTTTGCATGATCTGAGTCTGGTATAGGCATGCACCCACAACTCTCGCGAGTTCATGTCTTTTGCTTTGTTGTGGTTTTAAACTTGAATTGGATGACGCTTTTCTTGTTTTT
Above is a window of Fragaria vesca subsp. vesca linkage group LG7, FraVesHawaii_1.0, whole genome shotgun sequence DNA encoding:
- the LOC101299418 gene encoding pentatricopeptide repeat-containing protein At1g08070-like — encoded protein: MLLNDILPDHYTVPSVLKAFAQCRALREGQQIHAYAIKSGLVLSNVYVNNTIMRLYAVCGFINYARKVFDESPQRDLVSWTTLIQGYVKMGYAREGVEAFFDMCDAKMRPDEMTLVIVLSACSKLGDLSLGRKISRYIDDNGVNPDVFIGNALVNMYLECGDDELARGVFDGMPVRNVVSWNSMISGLAHQGKYKEALDVFQEMQRTGLEPDDVTLVGVLNSCANLGVLELGKWVHAYVDRNQIEADGYIGNALVDMYAKCGSIDRAFRVFQGMKRRDVYSYTAMIVGLAMHGEVDMALDIFTEMIKMGIQPDEVTFVGVLAACSHGGLVAEGQKYFRDMSTVYKLRPQTEHYGCMVDLLGRAGLIGEAVEFVNNMPIEPDAFVWGALLGACRIHGKVELAEAVMEKLLKVEPERDGAYVLMSNIYSSANKWRDAVQLRRTMKEKKMKKTPGCSSIEVEGVVHEFRKGDKSHKRSKQIYKLLDEIMSHINDYGVLAHRSTLL
- the LOC101299125 gene encoding glutathione transferase GST 23-like, with protein sequence MAEVKLFRTWSSPFALRIVWALKLKDVQYDTIFEDLSNKSPLLLQYNPVHKKVPVLVHNGKSVAESFVILEYIEETWKHNPLLSEDPHERAAARFWAKFGDEKVLTSIWEAFISEGEKQEEGIVKAKENLKYLEGELNGKKFFGGEQIGFADIALGWLTEYVDVFEEVTSMKLITEGELPLLSEWKKSFADAPIIKENFPPRDKLVTKFQALRETNLLKNVTK